AGAGCGCCTCGGCGTGGTCGGTTTCGGGTTCGAGCAGCAGCCCGCCGCGGATCCCGTGCGGCCGGGCGATGCGGGCCACGATCACGGGCGCGTCGGACATGGTGGAAGCGAGGCTAGTCGGCGTCGGCGCCGGCTTTCGCCTCGTCGCCGGCGTCGTCCGCCTCACCGGCGTCGTCGTCCGCTCCAGCTGCGCCGTCGTCCGCATCGTCGGACGCCCCGTCCGCCGGAGCCGCGGCTTCGGCCTCCGCAGCCGTCTCGGCCTCGGGCGCTGCTTCCGCTTCCGGCGCAGCCTCCACCTCCGCTTCGGTCGCCGCCTCCGCTTCGGCCGGGGCAGCCTTCTCGGCCGCGGGGGGCTCGGGCTCGGGCTCCGGCGGGGCCTCGGCGCTCGGCTTCGGGCGCTGCGACGTGCCGCGCTGCCCTGGCGGCGGGCCGATCTCGACGATCGCCGTCTCGAGCGATCCCGGATCCACGCCGTCGTGGAACTGCTTCCAGACACCCGTCTTCCGCAGGAGCGAGCGCACCGTGTCCGTCGGCTGCGCGCCCTCGTTGAGCCAGTGCAGCGTGCGCGCGGCGTTGATCCGCACGAGCGACGGCTGCGTGCGCGGGTTGTAGAGCCCG
The Candidatus Palauibacter australiensis genome window above contains:
- the rpsP gene encoding 30S ribosomal protein S16 → MATTIRLKRRGAKKAASFRIIVTDSREGTSGASIERLGLYNPRTQPSLVRINAARTLHWLNEGAQPTDTVRSLLRKTGVWKQFHDGVDPGSLETAIVEIGPPPGQRGTSQRPKPSAEAPPEPEPEPPAAEKAAPAEAEAATEAEVEAAPEAEAAPEAETAAEAEAAAPADGASDDADDGAAGADDDAGEADDAGDEAKAGADAD